Proteins co-encoded in one Arachis hypogaea cultivar Tifrunner chromosome 13, arahy.Tifrunner.gnm2.J5K5, whole genome shotgun sequence genomic window:
- the LOC112732608 gene encoding monodehydroascorbate reductase, chloroplastic/mitochondrial isoform X2 — MPSSVRRLAMAAASSSLSLKQGLLLRPLRTNPLTRPRPSSTSLPSRSFRRCYAAFANENREYVIVGGGNAAGYAARTFVEHGMADGRLCIVTKEAYAPYERPALTKAYLFPPDKKPARLPGFHTCVGSGGERQTPEWYQEKGIEMLYQDPVKDIDIEKQTLITNSGKHLKYGSLIIATGSSASRFPEKIGGNLPGVHYIREVADADALISSLGKAKKVVVVGGGYIGMEIAAATVAWKLDTTIIFPEDHLLQRLFTPSLARRYEELYQKNGVKILKGASIKNLEAGSDGHVAGVKLGDGSVVEADTVIVGIGAKPAVSPFERVGLNTEVGGLQVDGQFRTGIPGIFAIGDVAAFPLKIYNRTARVEHVDHARRSAQHCVKSLLTAQTHTYDYLPYFYSRVFEYEGSPRRVWWQFFGDNVGETVEIGNFDPKVATFWIESGKLKGVLLESGSPEEFQLLPKLARNQPVIDKAKLQSASSVEEALDIAWRSLQVEATV; from the exons ATGCCTTCCTCAG TTCGCAGGCTCGCTATGGCAGCAGCATCCAGCTCCCTCTCACTCAAGCAGGGACTCTTACTTCGCCCTCTGCGTACCAATCCTCTCACCCGACCTCGTCCTTCTTCCACTTCCCTCCCTTCCAGAAGCTTCCGCAGATGCTACGCCGCTTTCGCCAACGAGAATCGCGAGTACGTCATCGTTGGGGGCGGAAATGCCGCGGGATATGCTGCTCGCACCTTCGTCGAACATGGCATGGCCGATGGTCGTCTTTGTATTGTCACTAAAGAG GCATATGCGCCCTACGAGCGTCCTGCACTCACAAAAGCGTATTTGTTTCCACCGGATAAGAAGCCTGCCCGCCTTCCT GGTTTTCACACCTGTGTTGGATCGGGTGGAGAAAGGCAGACTCCAGAGTGGTATCAAGAGAAGGGGATAGAG ATGTTGTATCAAGATCCAGTCAAGGATATTGATATTGAAAAGCAAACTTTGATAACTAATTCTGGAAAACATCTGAAGTATGGCTCACTTATAATTGCTACAGGGAGTTCAGCCTCGAG ATTTCCGGAGAAAATTGGGGGAAACCTACCTGGCGTTCATTATATCCGGGAGGTTGCAGATGCTGATGCACTGATTTCATCATTG GGAAAAGCAAAAAAGGTTGTAGTTGTTGGAGGTGGATATATAGGAATGGAGATTGCTGCTGCAACAGTTGCTTGGAAACTTGATACAACA ATCATATTTCCTGAGGATCATCTCTTGCAAAGATTGTTCACTCCTTCGCTTGCCCGGAGATACGAGGAACTCTACCAAAAGAATGGTGTCAAAATATTGAAG GGTGCCTCCATAAAAAATTTGGAAGCTGGCTCTGACGGACATGTAGCTGGTGTCAAACTTGGAGATGGATCTGTTGTAGAAGCTGATACg GTAATTGTAGGCATTGGAGCAAAACCTGCTGTGAGTCCCTTTGAGCGGGTGGGCTTGAATACAGAAGTTGGTGGATTACAG GTTGATGGTCAGTTCCGGACTGGCATTCCTGGAATCTTTGCTATCGGTGATGTCGCAGCTTTCCCTTTAAAG ATATATAACCGTACTGCTCGAGTGGAACATGTAGATCATGCTCGTCGCTCAGCACAGCACTGTGTAAAATCATTACTCACTGCACAAACTCACAC GTACGATTACCTTCCATACTTCTACTCAAGGGTGTTTGAATATGAAGGGAGCCCCAGAAGAGTATGGTGGCAGTTCTTCGGAGACAATG TCGGAGAAACAGTTGAAATTGGAAACTTTGATCCTAAAGTAGCTACCTTCTGGATTGAATCTG GTAAGCTAAAAGGAGTGCTGCTTGAAAGTGGGAGCCCTGAG GAATTTCAGCTCCTGCCTAAACTAGCCAGAAATCAACCCGTAATTGATAAGGCGAAGCTTCAAAGCGCATCTTCTGTTGAGGAGGCCCTAGACATTGCTTGGAGATCCTTGCAAGTTGAAGCTACAGTCTAA
- the LOC112732608 gene encoding monodehydroascorbate reductase, chloroplastic/mitochondrial isoform X1 produces the protein MPSSAVRRLAMAAASSSLSLKQGLLLRPLRTNPLTRPRPSSTSLPSRSFRRCYAAFANENREYVIVGGGNAAGYAARTFVEHGMADGRLCIVTKEAYAPYERPALTKAYLFPPDKKPARLPGFHTCVGSGGERQTPEWYQEKGIEMLYQDPVKDIDIEKQTLITNSGKHLKYGSLIIATGSSASRFPEKIGGNLPGVHYIREVADADALISSLGKAKKVVVVGGGYIGMEIAAATVAWKLDTTIIFPEDHLLQRLFTPSLARRYEELYQKNGVKILKGASIKNLEAGSDGHVAGVKLGDGSVVEADTVIVGIGAKPAVSPFERVGLNTEVGGLQVDGQFRTGIPGIFAIGDVAAFPLKIYNRTARVEHVDHARRSAQHCVKSLLTAQTHTYDYLPYFYSRVFEYEGSPRRVWWQFFGDNVGETVEIGNFDPKVATFWIESGKLKGVLLESGSPEEFQLLPKLARNQPVIDKAKLQSASSVEEALDIAWRSLQVEATV, from the exons ATGCCTTCCTCAG CAGTTCGCAGGCTCGCTATGGCAGCAGCATCCAGCTCCCTCTCACTCAAGCAGGGACTCTTACTTCGCCCTCTGCGTACCAATCCTCTCACCCGACCTCGTCCTTCTTCCACTTCCCTCCCTTCCAGAAGCTTCCGCAGATGCTACGCCGCTTTCGCCAACGAGAATCGCGAGTACGTCATCGTTGGGGGCGGAAATGCCGCGGGATATGCTGCTCGCACCTTCGTCGAACATGGCATGGCCGATGGTCGTCTTTGTATTGTCACTAAAGAG GCATATGCGCCCTACGAGCGTCCTGCACTCACAAAAGCGTATTTGTTTCCACCGGATAAGAAGCCTGCCCGCCTTCCT GGTTTTCACACCTGTGTTGGATCGGGTGGAGAAAGGCAGACTCCAGAGTGGTATCAAGAGAAGGGGATAGAG ATGTTGTATCAAGATCCAGTCAAGGATATTGATATTGAAAAGCAAACTTTGATAACTAATTCTGGAAAACATCTGAAGTATGGCTCACTTATAATTGCTACAGGGAGTTCAGCCTCGAG ATTTCCGGAGAAAATTGGGGGAAACCTACCTGGCGTTCATTATATCCGGGAGGTTGCAGATGCTGATGCACTGATTTCATCATTG GGAAAAGCAAAAAAGGTTGTAGTTGTTGGAGGTGGATATATAGGAATGGAGATTGCTGCTGCAACAGTTGCTTGGAAACTTGATACAACA ATCATATTTCCTGAGGATCATCTCTTGCAAAGATTGTTCACTCCTTCGCTTGCCCGGAGATACGAGGAACTCTACCAAAAGAATGGTGTCAAAATATTGAAG GGTGCCTCCATAAAAAATTTGGAAGCTGGCTCTGACGGACATGTAGCTGGTGTCAAACTTGGAGATGGATCTGTTGTAGAAGCTGATACg GTAATTGTAGGCATTGGAGCAAAACCTGCTGTGAGTCCCTTTGAGCGGGTGGGCTTGAATACAGAAGTTGGTGGATTACAG GTTGATGGTCAGTTCCGGACTGGCATTCCTGGAATCTTTGCTATCGGTGATGTCGCAGCTTTCCCTTTAAAG ATATATAACCGTACTGCTCGAGTGGAACATGTAGATCATGCTCGTCGCTCAGCACAGCACTGTGTAAAATCATTACTCACTGCACAAACTCACAC GTACGATTACCTTCCATACTTCTACTCAAGGGTGTTTGAATATGAAGGGAGCCCCAGAAGAGTATGGTGGCAGTTCTTCGGAGACAATG TCGGAGAAACAGTTGAAATTGGAAACTTTGATCCTAAAGTAGCTACCTTCTGGATTGAATCTG GTAAGCTAAAAGGAGTGCTGCTTGAAAGTGGGAGCCCTGAG GAATTTCAGCTCCTGCCTAAACTAGCCAGAAATCAACCCGTAATTGATAAGGCGAAGCTTCAAAGCGCATCTTCTGTTGAGGAGGCCCTAGACATTGCTTGGAGATCCTTGCAAGTTGAAGCTACAGTCTAA